Proteins found in one Leptolyngbyaceae cyanobacterium genomic segment:
- a CDS encoding AAA family ATPase, with product MDAAVNLTNSIPGYHLVEQLYSGSRTQVYRAIRETDLHPVVIKFLHRDYPSFSELLQFRNQYTIAKNLRLPGVVAPYSLESYNNSYALVMEDFGGISLRQYVQMRSLTLTEVLEIALQLAEILDGLYRHRVIHKDIKPANILIFPETKKIKLIDFSIASLLPRETQEIQNPNVLEGTLAYISPEQTGRMNRGIDYRTDFYSLGVTLYELLTGKLPFECDDPMELVHSHIAKIPPALGNEERGRENREKIPQAISDIVMKLMAKNAEDRYQSALGLKHDLERCLSEWRETGKIETFALAQRDVCDRFLIPEKLYGRETEVSTLLQAFERVSLGATEMMLVAGFSGIGKTAVVSEVHKPIVRQRGYFIKGKYDQFQRNIPFSAFVQAFRDLMEQLLTESDAQIQQWKSKILSALGENGQVIIEVIPELEIIIGRQTPAPELSGTAAQNRFNLLFQKFTQVFTSAEHPLVMFLDDLQWADAASLNLMQLLMADTGYLLLIGAYRDNEVNPAHPLMLTLGEMHKKQATINTITLAPLSQVTVNQLVADTLKSPRDLAGNLSELIYQKTKGNPFFATQFLKALYQENIIQFDFDSGCWQCDLAQVNQQALTDDVVTFMALRLQKLPRSTQNVLQLAACIGNQFDLAILAIVSEQSEIETAAELWKALQEGLILPISDVYKFYQPESLVNSHLSLAGEAEKTIDDRGQMTVTYRFLHDRVQQAAYSLIPDHQKQATHLQIGRLIQQNLSEIEQEENLFDLVGHLNKGIKLITEPRELEILAQLNLKAGIKARHSTAYAAARTYCQTGIDLLQTNCWQSQYELALNLYIAAAEASYLNSDFEGMEQIANIVLRSACSILDKIKIYEIQIAAQVLQSNVLEAIAIGRKALKQLGIELPAEPDRDQTGRMLQSVATQLEGRQIEDAIDLPLMTDPNAQAAMELMAMLFSPIIQGMPGLLPFLSSMMVSLSLRSGNTLASTTGYGIHGMVLCAFLADIPTGYAFGKLALNLLEKFNIQKNKSVVMSLFGCFIQHYQERLDATIPTLKTAYNAGIETGDFLHAGFALSGHSNSRFFSGEELNSFTQDMAECSLALAQVKQYSARAYLNLGKQTAENLIELVNPPHCLVGDSYNETLMLTKHQQDNDFIAIAQAYIHKLLLAYYFGHYTDARNYIAQANSCLMAVSSSIFVPIFHFYAALTYLALFSTQPESERSELLAVAVNHQKILHQWANYTPINHLHKWYLVEAERYRVLGEKFAASECYDRAINLAKEHQFINEESLAYELAAKFYLQWNKQRIAQEYAIEAYYAYARWGAKAKVADLEKRYPQLLAPILQQTHSPLSKSETVFALNSVTSASFSTSNSSVSATLDLAAILKASQTISSEIELEKLLSSLLKIVIENAGADKCVLMLWRDDRLLIKGRITVGTEPVVLQRIPIEDSQEIPLKLIYKVKHNKQTAVMVDASADLTLANDPYIISQQPKSILCSPILYQGKLMGILYLENNLATGAFTKDRVELLNLLCTQAAISLENARLYQRSQEYAQQLERSLDELSASNSRFHNLVNNVPGVVYQFRISADGVMSLPYISADCYELYEITPEQAIANVQSIVQMIHPDDIASHRDSFTKSMQTLTPFEWSGRIVTPSGIVKWIYGEARIEQQADGTLVWDGLFLDISDRKLAELALQQKTQDLAQALTELQNAQLQIVQSEKMSALGNLVAGIAHEMNNPLGFISASLQQAKPTFTDIVEHLKLYQKSLTEPTEEILAHAAEIDLDYNLEDLPKVINAMSIACDRLRNISTSLRIFSRADRDYQVRFNIHEGIDSTLLILKHRLKANKHRPAIEVITNYGNLPPIECFPGQLNQVFMNIIANAIDALEESNIGRNMAEIKASPNRISIQTSREDEVVKIAIVDNGCGMNESVKEKIFDHLFTTKCVGKGTGLGLAIAKSIVVEKHGGSIRVNSQLGGGTEFIITLPAKVKQTIEKKALLP from the coding sequence ATGGATGCAGCAGTAAATTTAACAAACTCAATTCCGGGATATCATCTGGTGGAACAACTTTACAGCGGTTCGAGAACCCAAGTTTATCGAGCTATTCGAGAAACCGATTTGCATCCGGTTGTCATTAAATTTTTGCATCGCGACTATCCTAGCTTCAGCGAACTGCTGCAATTTCGCAATCAGTACACTATTGCCAAGAATCTACGTTTGCCGGGAGTTGTTGCACCTTATAGTCTCGAATCCTACAACAATAGCTATGCCTTAGTGATGGAGGACTTCGGCGGCATTTCCCTGCGACAGTACGTGCAGATGCGATCGCTAACCCTCACCGAAGTCTTAGAAATCGCCTTGCAACTTGCCGAAATTTTGGATGGATTGTATCGCCATCGGGTGATTCATAAAGATATTAAACCTGCCAATATTCTGATTTTTCCCGAAACTAAAAAAATTAAATTAATTGACTTTAGTATTGCTTCGCTATTGCCACGAGAAACCCAAGAAATTCAAAATCCAAACGTCTTAGAAGGAACTCTCGCTTATATTTCTCCCGAACAAACCGGACGGATGAACCGAGGTATTGACTATCGGACTGATTTTTATTCTTTAGGCGTGACATTATACGAATTACTAACAGGAAAACTACCCTTTGAATGTGACGATCCGATGGAGTTAGTTCACTCGCATATTGCTAAAATTCCTCCGGCATTAGGCAACGAGGAACGGGGAAGGGAGAACCGAGAAAAGATTCCGCAAGCAATCTCGGATATAGTCATGAAGCTGATGGCAAAGAATGCAGAAGATCGCTATCAAAGTGCTTTGGGATTGAAGCATGACTTAGAGCGATGTTTATCCGAATGGCGAGAAACTGGCAAGATCGAAACCTTTGCATTGGCGCAACGAGATGTTTGCGATCGGTTCCTGATTCCCGAAAAACTCTACGGACGAGAAACCGAAGTATCTACGCTGCTGCAAGCATTCGAGCGGGTTAGCCTTGGTGCAACGGAAATGATGCTGGTAGCTGGGTTTTCCGGCATTGGAAAAACTGCTGTTGTCAGCGAAGTACACAAGCCAATCGTTCGGCAACGCGGATATTTCATTAAAGGTAAATATGACCAATTTCAGCGCAACATACCGTTTAGCGCCTTCGTGCAAGCTTTCCGAGATTTAATGGAGCAATTGTTAACCGAAAGCGATGCCCAAATTCAACAGTGGAAAAGCAAAATATTATCAGCACTGGGAGAAAACGGACAAGTTATTATTGAAGTTATTCCCGAATTAGAGATAATTATCGGTCGGCAAACACCAGCACCAGAATTATCAGGAACGGCAGCCCAAAATAGATTTAATTTATTGTTTCAAAAATTTACCCAAGTTTTTACCAGTGCAGAACATCCCTTAGTGATGTTTTTAGATGATTTGCAATGGGCTGATGCGGCATCGCTGAACTTAATGCAGCTTTTAATGGCTGATACGGGTTATCTTTTGTTGATTGGTGCGTATCGCGATAACGAAGTCAATCCAGCCCATCCATTGATGTTGACTTTGGGTGAAATGCACAAAAAACAAGCCACGATTAATACGATTACTTTAGCACCCCTGAGTCAAGTTACAGTCAATCAATTAGTCGCCGATACGCTGAAATCTCCGAGAGATTTGGCAGGTAATCTTTCGGAATTAATTTATCAAAAAACTAAAGGAAATCCGTTTTTCGCGACTCAGTTTCTCAAAGCATTATATCAAGAAAATATCATTCAATTTGATTTTGATTCGGGCTGTTGGCAGTGCGATCTTGCCCAAGTGAATCAGCAGGCACTTACCGATGATGTTGTGACCTTTATGGCATTGCGATTGCAAAAATTGCCGCGATCGACTCAAAATGTATTGCAATTGGCTGCTTGTATTGGCAATCAGTTCGATCTGGCAATTTTGGCCATTGTTTCGGAACAGTCAGAAATAGAAACTGCTGCTGAATTGTGGAAAGCGTTACAAGAAGGATTGATTTTACCGATTAGTGATGTTTATAAATTTTACCAACCAGAGTCATTAGTCAATAGTCATTTGTCATTGGCAGGCGAAGCAGAAAAAACGATCGATGACCGAGGACAAATGACAGTTACCTACAGATTTTTGCACGATCGAGTACAACAAGCGGCTTATTCGCTGATTCCCGACCATCAAAAGCAAGCAACTCATCTTCAAATTGGCAGGTTAATTCAGCAAAATTTATCGGAAATAGAACAGGAGGAAAATCTGTTCGATCTGGTCGGACATTTGAATAAAGGAATTAAGTTAATTACTGAACCGAGAGAACTAGAAATATTAGCGCAATTAAACTTAAAAGCTGGAATTAAGGCGAGACATTCTACAGCCTACGCAGCAGCCAGAACGTATTGCCAAACAGGAATCGATCTATTACAAACAAACTGTTGGCAAAGTCAGTATGAATTGGCGCTGAATCTCTACATTGCGGCAGCGGAAGCAAGTTATTTAAATAGTGACTTTGAGGGCATGGAACAGATTGCAAATATCGTGTTGCGATCGGCTTGCTCGATTTTAGACAAAATCAAAATTTATGAAATTCAAATTGCCGCCCAAGTTTTACAAAGTAATGTCTTGGAAGCGATCGCAATTGGCAGAAAAGCATTAAAACAATTGGGGATTGAACTACCTGCCGAACCCGATCGAGACCAGACTGGCAGAATGCTACAAAGCGTTGCTACCCAACTTGAAGGCAGACAAATTGAAGACGCGATCGATCTGCCATTAATGACCGATCCTAACGCTCAGGCTGCAATGGAATTGATGGCAATGTTGTTTTCACCAATCATCCAAGGAATGCCCGGTTTATTACCATTTCTGAGTTCGATGATGGTGAGTTTATCTCTGCGATCGGGCAATACTTTAGCCTCAACAACTGGATATGGCATTCACGGTATGGTATTGTGTGCTTTCTTGGCAGATATTCCTACTGGATATGCTTTTGGTAAATTGGCTCTCAATTTACTAGAAAAATTTAATATACAAAAGAATAAATCCGTTGTAATGTCTCTGTTTGGCTGCTTTATTCAACATTATCAAGAAAGATTGGATGCGACCATACCAACTCTGAAAACAGCTTACAATGCTGGCATAGAAACTGGAGATTTTTTACACGCTGGTTTTGCTCTTAGCGGTCACAGTAACAGCAGGTTTTTTAGCGGTGAAGAACTAAACAGTTTTACTCAAGATATGGCTGAGTGTAGCTTGGCATTGGCTCAGGTAAAACAATATTCGGCTCGAGCCTATCTCAATTTAGGAAAACAAACAGCAGAAAACTTGATTGAATTAGTCAACCCACCCCATTGCTTAGTTGGTGATTCCTACAATGAAACATTGATGCTAACTAAGCATCAGCAAGATAATGACTTTATAGCGATCGCCCAAGCTTATATCCACAAACTGCTGCTTGCTTACTATTTTGGTCATTATACAGATGCACGCAATTATATCGCCCAAGCCAATTCGTGTTTAATGGCAGTATCGAGTTCGATTTTCGTGCCTATTTTCCATTTTTATGCAGCGCTAACTTATCTAGCACTCTTCTCCACTCAGCCAGAATCTGAGCGATCCGAACTGCTTGCTGTTGCTGTCAACCATCAAAAGATTCTGCACCAGTGGGCAAACTATACTCCGATCAATCACTTACATAAATGGTATCTAGTAGAAGCTGAACGTTATCGAGTTTTGGGTGAAAAATTCGCTGCCAGTGAATGTTATGACCGAGCTATAAATCTGGCGAAAGAACATCAATTCATTAACGAAGAATCTCTCGCTTATGAACTGGCGGCCAAATTTTACTTGCAATGGAATAAACAGCGCATCGCCCAAGAATACGCGATCGAAGCCTACTACGCTTATGCTCGCTGGGGCGCAAAAGCCAAAGTCGCCGACTTGGAAAAACGCTATCCCCAATTACTCGCTCCCATATTACAGCAAACCCATTCTCCCCTCTCCAAGAGCGAAACTGTCTTCGCTTTGAACAGTGTAACCTCTGCAAGTTTCTCCACTTCCAATAGTAGTGTCTCTGCAACTCTAGATTTAGCGGCTATTCTGAAAGCTTCCCAAACTATTTCAAGTGAAATCGAACTGGAAAAATTGCTTTCATCGTTGTTGAAAATCGTCATCGAAAATGCGGGGGCTGATAAATGCGTGTTAATGCTGTGGCGAGACGATCGCCTACTAATTAAAGGAAGGATTACTGTAGGGACGGAACCAGTTGTATTGCAGAGAATTCCGATTGAAGATAGTCAGGAAATTCCCCTGAAGTTAATTTACAAAGTCAAGCATAACAAGCAAACTGCTGTCATGGTTGATGCGAGTGCCGATCTAACTTTAGCCAACGATCCATATATCATAAGTCAGCAGCCTAAGAGTATTTTGTGCAGCCCGATTTTGTATCAAGGAAAGTTGATGGGCATTCTATATCTCGAAAATAATTTAGCAACGGGGGCATTTACAAAAGATCGCGTCGAACTGTTGAATCTACTTTGCACTCAAGCCGCCATTTCTCTAGAAAATGCCCGACTTTATCAACGTTCTCAGGAATATGCCCAACAGCTAGAGCGATCGCTTGATGAGTTGAGCGCTAGTAATTCTCGCTTCCACAACTTAGTAAATAACGTTCCAGGCGTTGTTTATCAATTCCGCATATCCGCTGATGGTGTAATGTCACTACCTTATATCAGCGCAGACTGTTATGAACTATACGAAATTACGCCAGAGCAAGCGATCGCTAACGTGCAGTCGATCGTGCAGATGATCCATCCAGATGATATTGCCAGTCACCGAGACTCCTTTACCAAGTCAATGCAAACGCTAACTCCTTTTGAGTGGTCAGGTCGAATTGTCACGCCATCTGGAATTGTAAAATGGATTTATGGAGAAGCCCGAATCGAACAACAAGCGGATGGCACTTTAGTTTGGGATGGCTTATTTTTAGATATTAGCGATCGCAAACTGGCGGAACTTGCTTTGCAGCAAAAAACCCAAGATTTAGCACAAGCTCTTACCGAGCTACAAAACGCTCAATTACAAATAGTGCAAAGTGAAAAAATGTCAGCACTGGGTAATCTGGTAGCTGGAATAGCTCACGAAATGAATAATCCTTTGGGGTTTATTTCTGCTAGCCTCCAGCAAGCTAAACCCACCTTCACGGATATTGTCGAACACTTAAAACTATATCAAAAAAGTCTGACCGAGCCAACTGAAGAAATTCTCGCTCATGCCGCAGAAATTGACTTGGATTATAACTTGGAAGACTTGCCGAAGGTCATCAATGCCATGTCTATTGCCTGCGACAGGTTAAGAAATATCAGCACTTCCCTCCGAATTTTTTCTCGTGCCGATCGAGATTATCAAGTGCGGTTTAATATTCACGAAGGCATTGATAGCACGCTTTTAATTCTCAAACATCGTTTGAAAGCAAATAAGCACCGTCCCGCCATTGAAGTGATTACTAATTACGGTAATTTACCCCCGATCGAGTGCTTTCCCGGCCAATTAAATCAAGTTTTTATGAATATTATAGCTAACGCGATCGATGCTTTAGAGGAATCGAATATCGGGCGAAATATGGCCGAAATTAAAGCGAGTCCCAATCGAATTAGCATTCAAACTTCTAGGGAGGATGAGGTGGTAAAAATTGCGATCGTCGATAATGGTTGTGGCATGAATGAATCAGTCAAAGAAAAGATATTCGATCATTTATTTACCACCAAATGTGTAGGAAAAGGCACCGGATTGGGATTGGCGATCGCTAAGTCGATCGTCGTGGAAAAACACGGCGGTTCAATTCGCGTCAATTCTCAATTGGGCGGAGGAACGGAATTTATCATCACTCTACCCGCGAAAGTCAAACAAACAATAGAAAAAAAAGCACTGCTACCTTAG